The sequence TCAAGCTGCGCGAGAACCAGCCGGTCGGCGCGAAGGTCACCCTTCGCAAGGTGCGGATGTACGAGTTCGTCGATCGTCTCGTGAACATCGCCCTGCCGCGCGTGCGTGACTTCCGTGGCCTGAATCCGAAGAGCTTCGATGGCCGCGGCAACTACGCCCTGGGCATCAAGGAGCATATCGTGTTCCCCGAGATCAACTACGACAAGGTTGATCAGGCGTGGGGCATGGACATCATCGTCGTGACGACGGCGAAGACGGACGACGAAGCGCGCGCGCTTCTGAAGGCCCTCAATTTCCCGTTCCGTCAGTAAGCATCCCCTTCCGGCAGTGGGGCGAAGGCCCCAAACGCGGAGACTAGGAGCAAGGTCATATGGCGAAGAAGAGCGCGGTCGAGAAGAACGAACACCGCCGGAAGCTCGCGAAGAGCTATTCCGGTAAGCGTGCGCGTCTCAAGGCCCTGGTGAGCAACAAGGAACTGCCGATTGAGGAGCGCTTCGCCGCGGTCCTCAAGCTCGCGCAGCTTCCGCGTAATTCGGCGCAGGTTCGCGTCCGCAACCGGTGCGAGATCACCGGGCGTCCGCGTGCGTATTATCGCAAGCTTAAGATGAGCCGCATCGCGCTCCGCGAACTTGGTTCGCAGGGCCTGGTTCCCGGCCTCGTCAAGTCCAGCTGGTGAGGAGGCCGATTCATGTCCACGACTGATCCGATCGGCGATCTCATCACCCGCATCCGCAACGCGCAGATGCGCCGCAAGGAAAAGATCACCACGCCCGGCTCGCGTCTGCGCGCCAGCGTGCTCGACGTCCTGGCGGCCGAAGGCTTCATCCGCGGCTATTCAGCGGGCGAGCCGGTCAACGGCCGCACCGAGTTCGAGATCGAGCTCAAATATTATGACGGCGAGCCGGTGATCCGCGAAATTTCGCGCGTGTCGAAGCCGGGCCGGCGGGTGTACTCGTCGGTCAAGACCCTTCCCCGCGTCGCCAACGGCCTTGGCGTCGCTGTCGTCTCCACGCCGCAGGGCGTGATGGCGGACCACGAAGCCCGCGACAAGAACGTGGGCGGCGAGGTCCTCTTCACGGTCTTCTGATCGCGGAGGAGAGAGAGCACATGTCCAAGATCGGTAAAGCCCCCGTCTCCATTCCCGCCGGCGTCACTGCGACGATCGACGGCCAGACGGTGAAGGTAAAGGGCCCCAAGGGCGCCCTGGAAGTGAAGGTCGTCGACGAGATCGGCGTGAAGCTCGAGGACGGGGCCATCCTGTTCTCGCTCAATGGCGAGACCAACCGTCACA comes from Ancylobacter sp. TS-1 and encodes:
- the rplE gene encoding 50S ribosomal protein L5, whose amino-acid sequence is MAEANYTPRLKSFYEDVVRQKLIEEFGYKNAMEVPTIEKVVINMGVGEATADTKKVQNAAGDLALIAGQKPVVTRARKAISNFKLRENQPVGAKVTLRKVRMYEFVDRLVNIALPRVRDFRGLNPKSFDGRGNYALGIKEHIVFPEINYDKVDQAWGMDIIVVTTAKTDDEARALLKALNFPFRQ
- the rpsN gene encoding 30S ribosomal protein S14; this encodes MAKKSAVEKNEHRRKLAKSYSGKRARLKALVSNKELPIEERFAAVLKLAQLPRNSAQVRVRNRCEITGRPRAYYRKLKMSRIALRELGSQGLVPGLVKSSW
- the rpsH gene encoding 30S ribosomal protein S8 codes for the protein MSTTDPIGDLITRIRNAQMRRKEKITTPGSRLRASVLDVLAAEGFIRGYSAGEPVNGRTEFEIELKYYDGEPVIREISRVSKPGRRVYSSVKTLPRVANGLGVAVVSTPQGVMADHEARDKNVGGEVLFTVF